The Mobula hypostoma chromosome 1, sMobHyp1.1, whole genome shotgun sequence genome includes the window ggccgagaccacatcctcaacaatcaactccaacatcttcccaaccactgaggtcagaatatctagcctataatttcctttctcccgtctctctcccttcctgaagagtgaagtgacatttgcaattttccagttttctggaaccatgccagcatctattgatttttgaaagatcattactaatgcctccacaatccctacagctacctctttcagaatcctaaggTGTAaaccaactggtccaggtgatttatctacctttagtccTTTCAATTTTCCAAGCATCTTCTCTCTAGAgttggcaacttcactcacttctgcccccaacacACTCGAACGTCTGGCAcaccgctagtgtcttccacagtgaagactgatgcaaaatacttattcagttcatccaccatttccttgtcccccaatactacctctccagcatcattttcaccAGTCTAATATCTACCCTTGCCcctcttttactctatatatctgaagaaacttttgttatGTTCCTTATTATTACTGGCTAGctcaccttcatattccatcttttccctcttcatGAATTTTCatagttgttttctgttggtttttaaaagcttccccatcctttaacatcctgctaatttttgctctattatatgccctctctttgggttTTGtttgctttgactttccttgttagCCATTGTGTGTTatcctgcctttaaaatacttctttcaGATGTATCCATCCTGaatcttccaaattgctcctaGAATTTCCAtctattgctgctctgttgttatCCCTGGTGGTgtttcctgcatattgaaatctcctgatgattgtaatattgcccttttgacatgctgtTTCTATAttgtgttgtaatttgtagcccacatcttgcTACAAATGtaagctactgttcagaggcctgtatataacttccgtcagggtcttcttacccttgcagtttctctgCTCTACTCACAAAAGATTCCATTagccttccaatcctatgtcacctccttctaaggatttgatttaatatcTTTTCCCGGATAGAgccacccaccccctctgcctacctgcctgtccttataatacaatgtgtatccttggatgttaggcTCTCAACTACAGTACAATCTTTTTCTAGTGATGCCCAGAATGTGATACCTGCCAGTCTCTAACACTGCTACCTTATTCcctatactgcatgcattcaaatataacaccttctgtcCTGTTTTCACCCTTGTAAATATTTGTTtcccttttacgttgcaactcatcctgccaACTGCATGTTTgtcctatcatcagcctgtccttggtagctgtctcactgcacactgcctgTTTGTAAACCTACTGCCCCATCCTCAagtcctatcactccagttcccatcctcctgccaaattagtttaactttggcacattgattgtttgtctgtctttgttgtgtgcagttttcattgattctattgtgtttctttatatgtACTGTGAATTTCTGCAAGAAAAAGAAACTCAGGATAGtatactcttccttcagttagttctgacgaagggtctcggcctgaaacgttgactgcacctcttcctagagatgctgcctggcctgctgcgttcaccagcaacttttatgtgtgttgcttgaatttccagcatctgcagaattcctgttgttctcaggatagtatatgtactttgataatgtattTGAACTTCTGctagtcagccagtcttctgcCCATGCTAATGCCGTGGTCCCATCATGTACATCTCCAAATGTCTCCTTAAATTGATAGAAAACTGTATTTTATTGtattacaaacaaaagaaaatttgcagatgctggaaatgaaagtaatacatacacaatgctggaggaactcagcaggccaggcagcaactatggaaaagagtcgacagtcaacgcttcaggctgagacccttcatcaggtctggaaaaaagatgagaagtcagagtaagaaggtgggggggggtggcttTTTTTGTTCCTTACACTGAGGTTCAAGGGGAAGAAATTAAGTGCAAGCTAATAAATTGCTCTTGTATCAGTGAATTTATCATTATATGTAACTACAGTTTGTGTCATTGCTTAATTACTTGTTTATTAAGCACAGGTGCCAGCAGAAATTCAAGGAAGTCTTGGAGAATACACGGAGAATTTCGAACATGGCCTTATTGGAACTGTATGTGAGTCACCTGTGTCTGAGACGCAAACTCACTTATTAGAAAACCCAGACTCAATCTGTTTGCCAGGGTCCCCCAAACCAGTTTCACCCTCAAGACAGGAAACACACAGACTTATGAGGGATACTGACAAACATGATCAAGGCTCTCAATTTAAGGCTAATTTGTACTGTAGTGATACAGCTCTTTATTGCCCTGCAGAACAAAGGAAAGGAAGAAGTAAGGTTAGAGATATGCAAGGTAGAAATCTTGGATTTTTTCGAACACAGAGCTTTACAGATAGCGTTGTGGAAGCAGAAGACTTCAGTACAAGAGAGCCCCCTCCCAATTATTCCCATGCAGTGTCAACTTTCACTAACTACTTAAGCAGCAGCAGGACAAACAAGAAGAAAGGGACTGCGCAAACCACTGTAAACCCTGCTCACAACCTTCAGTGTCTTAACAGTAGAGATAATGTTTATGAAAGAAAGTGCAGCCCTTCACGAGAATACAGAAACAACAAATCCAGCCCTGTTCACACTGGGCAGCTACAATTCAAAGATATGACATGTGATAGCACGCAGCACTCCTATGCAACTCTCCCAAAACGCTTTAATGATTCACTGTGCTTTTCGAGGATAATGACTCAGCAGGACAGGACCTCAGAATTGCACAGTGATCAAAAGGATACACATGAACCGGAAAAAAATACAATGGGCCAAAGTCGGAAAATCAACATGCATTATTCACACAGGGCACCTGGAATGATTTCATCCAGTAGCTTTACTGAGCAGCAACCAGATAATAATCTGATGAGAAGAACACCCACGCGTGCAAACCAGTTGTTTTCTACTTCCAGAGAAGATAATTTTCTTGATGGACAGGATCCTGACCAGAATAACTTTACAGATTCAAATTTCAGAGCGATTTCAGAAAACGAATGCAATAATGTTCAGAAACGAGATGCATTTTCCATGTCTAAGCAAAAAGATACTGAAAATGACCCAGAACCTTTGTCCAGCGGAAAGTGTATTGAAAATGCAAATGTTGGTAACATTAGAAAATACATTGATGTTGCCCCAGTAATTCCAGTAGATTCCTCATACAGACATCCCATTACGTTGTTTGTGGTCCATAATGTTCACCTGGATAATGGGGTTTCGAATAGTAATGAGAAATCCTTCAAGAAGGATGGCCTTTATAGGAAGGACAGCCTTACAAAGGCACAACTTTATGGAAACTTGCTCAACTAACAGTTTAAATTCTATGCAAAATTAATGTTGAACACAATGCACAAATGTAAATGCCCACAAAAACTATACTGTGCTATTGAAAATTGCACATGAAGTTGCAGACCTTCAAACTATTTGAATGGAATATTGCTTCTTACAaaattttaacaagaaatcccAATGGATTTTAATTAGACTAGACCAAATCAGATGCTTTTGTTCTTGAACTACAGGGTTAAAATAATTTGTACCTGAATTATG containing:
- the LOC134346133 gene encoding brain-enriched guanylate kinase-associated protein-like, whose amino-acid sequence is MEKISSSQKQNEQLQEHRLEQQESNSDTTCSYLEKELQCAQEELKKLAGKLRRTQNNQTALQKVNQDLENKLHRMVQLHEKEKRNLKHEVKILSSHLMEAKMTIEQLTRKNVPAEIQGSLGEYTENFEHGLIGTVCESPVSETQTHLLENPDSICLPGSPKPVSPSRQETHRLMRDTDKHDQGSQFKANLYCSDTALYCPAEQRKGRSKVRDMQGRNLGFFRTQSFTDSVVEAEDFSTREPPPNYSHAVSTFTNYLSSSRTNKKKGTAQTTVNPAHNLQCLNSRDNVYERKCSPSREYRNNKSSPVHTGQLQFKDMTCDSTQHSYATLPKRFNDSLCFSRIMTQQDRTSELHSDQKDTHEPEKNTMGQSRKINMHYSHRAPGMISSSSFTEQQPDNNLMRRTPTRANQLFSTSREDNFLDGQDPDQNNFTDSNFRAISENECNNVQKRDAFSMSKQKDTENDPEPLSSGKCIENANVGNIRKYIDVAPVIPVDSSYRHPITLFVVHNVHLDNGVSNSNEKSFKKDGLYRKDSLTKAQLYGNLLN